Genomic segment of Paenibacillaceae bacterium GAS479:
CAAGCCATATGATTGATTCCAGCGATTTTAGTCTTAACTCCGCTGTGATCCAAGCCAAGATCATGGAATAGATGCGGCACACAGCTTTGAACGCTATGGCATAAACCTATCGTATTCACGCCGCCGTAGGTGTTCATATAATTCGTCAAAACGGCCATCGGATTCGTGTAGTTCAGGAACAACGCATCGGGACATACCTCACGAATATCCTGTGCGAAGCCTTCCATAACCGGAATCGTTCGCAAATTGCGGAAAATGCCGCCAATGCCAAGCGTATCCGCAATCGTCTGACGGAGACCGTATTTCTTTGGAATCTCGAAATCAGTCACCGTACAAGGCTCGTAACCTCCGACCTGAATGGCATTGATGACAAACTTAGCCCCACGCAGCGCTTCCTTGCGGTCCTCATATACATTAATAGCACAGGTGCTGCCGCTATTCCTCTTGATGGCATTCAGCAGTTGCTCTGATTCCTTAACGCGGTTTGGATTAATGTCGAATAATGCGATCTCATACGATTGGAGTGCCGGGGTCAAAAGCACATCTCCCAAAACGTTGCGAGCGAAAACCGTGCTGCCTGCACCTAAAAACGTAATTTTATTCACTTAAATCCTCCTCATTCACCGTGACTAATGTCGTTCATCAAGCTTCATAGGGAATCGCTTTCAATCGACTGATTGAAAGCTTCTGCAAAGCCATAATCCACAATTAGACTATAAAAGAAGCGGGGTTTCGGCACAATGGAAGTTTGAAGCTTATGGATGGACATTTGTCGTTTGTTCCTATATCGTTGAAGGAAAAATCCTAGCTGGCTTTCTGCCAGAGAAAGGAACGGGGATGGAAACCTCCACGCTACCGGATCACTATTTTTTTAAAGTCAGCGATAACCGTGAGCCTGCAGAAGCCAGTGAGCTGACCGTGTTGTTCAGCGGAGTAGGAAGCCCGGTAATCGGCCAACGCACTGGACCTGGAATCCATGATTACGTCCTCGTTCATACCATCATAAGCGGACGAGGCATGTTTAACTGCGATGGCGCCCAACATGCTTTAGCGGCTGGAGATACATTCGTCATTTTTCCAGGTCAACTTTTCCTTTATGAGGCGGATCGCATAGAGCCCTGGACATATAAATGGGTCGCGTTTCGCGGTTATGCCGCGCTGCAGCTCATGTCGGAGGTCGGTCTGACCCCCGAGCACCCGATAATAACCGGAGTTAACGGGAATAGCGCACTTATTTTTTACGATCGACTCCAGGGAGCGCTCGTCGGAGAAGGCAGCGCCGCCGTAACAGATATGGAGGCAAGCGGCTGGCTGAGGCTGCTTCTGGGCGAATTCGCACGGCTGCAGCCGCATCATACAAAACCCGCGCCCCATTCCTCTGCGGCGGCGAAGCGGCAGGTGGACCAGGCAGCGCGCTGGCTGCAGACGCATATTGCGGAGCCGGTGTCCATTCAGGAGCTTGCGCACTCTCTCGGCTATCACCGAACGCATCTTTCCAAGCTCTTCCGCCGTTTTACCGGGCTCTCTCCGATGCAATACTTGCAGCAGCTTCGAATGAAAAGAGCGACCGACCTGCTTGCTGCTACTGATTTGACGATCGAGCAGGTCGCCTCCTCTTGCGGTTATGCTGATCCGCTTTATTTCTCCCGGCATTTCCGGAGCAACTCCGGCCTGTCGCCTACGGCCTATCGGCAGAAGATCGCCGCAGAGCTTGGCTCCTAAGTAAACGCATGATCATGTTGATCAGATGATAGATCATAATCATGTATATTGAATGCCAACTATGGGGCTGTCCCAAGAGTCGTCGTTAGATGACCTTGGGACAGCCCCATAGTTATTTTGATCGGCTCGTCCAATATTGGTTGGTGGCGCTGAATAAGTTTCGAATCGGGCTATGGCGCGCTCTGAGTCTCGCACGTGTATGAATTAAACCCCCTCCCTCCATGTGTAACGAAACTGAGAAGCCTTATTTCAGCAAAAAGGGAGGAAGCTGAGCTTGGCTCAGTCTCCTCCCTTTTGCTGGTACAGCTTTATAAACTTCGGTTTTAAGGGCCTTTGGCCCCCCTTAATCATTTTGCTTATACGCTGCAGCCTAAAGTCTTAAACCTGCTGAATCTTAATCAGGTTGGTCGCTCCAGACTTGCCGCTTGGCACACCGGAGGAGATGACAACATAATCTCCTTCATTCAGCAGCCCGGTTTTGCCAGCGTCTACAATTGCCGATTGCAACAGCTCGTCCGTCGAGCTAGCTCTCTCGCCATGCACCGGAATGACACCGCGCAGCAAGCAAAGCTTAGCGATCGTCTTAGGCTCTGGCGTGATTGCAATAATCGGAGCTTTAGGACGGTACTTCGAGACCATGCGCGCCGTGAAACCGGATTCCGTCGGCGTCAGAATCGCTTTAGCGTCCAAATCCAGCGAGGAACCTACAGCTGCTTGACTGATTACTTCCGTAGTCGTCGTTGCATGCAGCACTTGGCGAGTGCGGAATTGCAGGCGATAGTCCGCTAGCGATTCCGTTTTGGCTGCAATCGTGGCCATACGGCGCACCGATTCAACAGGATACTTGCCTGCAGCCGTTTCTCCGGACAGCATAATGCAGTCCGTGCCTTGAATAACAGCATTAGCAACGTCGCTCACTTCAGCACGAGTTGGACGTGGGTTAACCTGCATCGATTCCAGCATATGTGTTGCAACGATAACCGGCTTGCCAGCCAGATTACATTTATGAATCATTTGCTCTTGCAGCGCCGGTACATCTTCGACCGGAATTTCTACGCCGAGATCGCCCCTTGCGACCATGATGCCGTCAGACGCTTCGATAATCGCGTCCAAGTTTTCTACACCCTCGTCATTCTCGATTTTAGAGATGATTTGGATATGTCCAGCACCGTTCTCCTCCAGAATCTGGCGGATCTCGATAATGTCCTCTGCTTTACGAACGAAGGAAGCTGCGATGATGTCAACCTGTTCCTTGATGCCAAAATGAATATGTTTGACGTCGCGCTCCGTCACGCCAGGAAGGCGAGTGCGCACGCCTGGCAGATTGACGCCTTTGCGAGGCTTGAGCAAGCCACCGCTCAAAATACGGCAGCGAATTTCCGTGCCGCCGGATTGCAGCACTTGCAGCTCGATAAGACCGTCATCGATCAAAATCGTGCTGCCTTCCGACACATCCTCAGGCAGGCCAGGATAGTTGACTCCGATACGGGAAGCGTCTCCTTCCAACTCCTCGGTCGTCAGAATAAGCTCTTCGCCAGGAACGAGCGTGACATAAGGCTCACGAAGTTTACCGATGCGAACTTCCGGTCCCTTGATGTCCATCAGTACAGGTACAACAGCTCCAGCTGCTGCCGCAGCTTCGCGCACGATGCGAATGCGTCCTGCATGATCTTCCAGCTCTCCGTGAGCCATATTGATACGGGCTACATTCATGCCAGCCTCGATCATTTGAATCAGGACGGGCAGCGATTCGCTTGCAGGTCCCAGCGTACAGACGATTTTTGTTTTTCTAATAGTCACAGTTATAGCCTCCTATACATACTGCCTCTATTGTACCTCCGCATTCGCCAGGATTCGACATGCTATAGTATAATTAAAAACCTATAGTACGATTTTGGGATAGATGCTAACACGGAAGGAGGTAAAAGATAGATGCAATGGACAATAAGCCGATTTCAAGGTAGGCATCCAGTCATGCACTCCGTAGCAGTGAGGCCGATGTTGCAAAATCATCCAGCAATGCTCCTGCTCATGACCTACGGCGGCATCCAGTTGAAGCTGACGGGTAAGGACGAGCCCATCTCCCTGCGCCGTGGAGAGCTTGCGTATCTGCCTCCTGGCTCCGATCCCTCGGTCATTCAACAGGAAGGCAAAGTATATGAGCTATATGTACTAGGTTTCACGGTGGAGCGCGATGAAATCAGGCAGTTGGAGCTGCCTGCATCTCCTCAATCCTTTAAAACGATTCGTTACGACTGGATGCTGGAGCGATTCCGGACGTTGACTGAGGAAAACAAGGAGCGGTTGTCCAATTCAACGATTAGAGGCTGGGGCATCGTACTTGAGCTACTGGCACTTTGGAGCCGCGAGAATAGCACTGGAGCCGCTGCACCAGCGACAGCTCGTCATCTGGAGCGCATGAAGGAATTTATCCAGGATCGGTATCGGGAAAAGGTAACCAAAGAGGATCTTGGGCGCTGCATCGGCCGTACTCCCAACTACGCTGCTACACTTTTTCGTCAGGGAACCGGCCAGACGATCAGCGGATATGTACATACGCAGCGGATGAAAACCGCCGTATATATGTTAACCGAATCTCTTCTTACCATAGAAGAAATAGCCGATTATCTCGGCTATGGGGAAGTTTCTTATTTTCAGCGCATTTTCAGGCGCTCATTCGGGATGCCGCCTTCGCATTATGCCAGCCGGCATGAATGAGCTGCTCGCCCCCGGCTCAGGCCTTTTCATCCGACTTACTTGTTACTGCCGGAAAAAGAGCCCGGTTCAGCCCTCTCATCCGGCTTGCCCGTTACATGCCGGATGAATGAGCTGATCTGGAGCGAATCAGACGTTACAGAGCGGACCCGCTGTCCGCGCCGTACTCTCGCTCCTAGAATTTTTCTTCCCGAGTATCTTCACTAATGCTAAGCTCTGGCTCATCATTGCTAATATCCAGATCTGGCAAACTTCCAGCGAGCTCTTCGAAAGACTCTACTGCTTCGCCGGTCGCAGAGACGCTGGATGACACAACAACTTCCAATCCAGCATCCGCTTTGCGTTCCCAAAATTTTATTCCGGAAGCTAGACTGTCGGCTGTATTAAGCGCTTTTTCCTTCAGCGCAGCTGCACCTTCAACCGTTTGTCTGGCAGCATGTGTCGCTGTGCTGCCGATTTTTTCGCCCAATTGACTAGCTCCATCAGCCGCTCTGGCAGCACGATCGCCAATATCTGCACGCAGCTCACTGCCTGCCTTCGGAGCAAACAACAGCGCCGTTACCGAACCGATGATGCCCCCCGCTAATGCTCCCAGCAAAAAGCCACCGCTTTTCTTCGATCTTGATTTAATCATGTTTGTTCTCTCCTTTCAGCTATAGGGTTCCCAATCTCACGGTCAGAACATGCAGACGTTCTAAGCTTGGCGGCTGCACTGCGAATGTACATCCAGCCCTCAAGAGCCGCATCGGCAATGCCGATCGCTTCCTCAAGCTGCGGACGGTACTTACCAGCGGCCTGGCGCATCCGTTCTGCCGCGGCATCAGCCGTACCTGCAGCCCCATCGATAATCCGGCGCGCTGTCACTCCAGCCGTGTCCGCCGCAGCCCGCAGCGAACCAGCCGCCTCCGCCAGCGATGCCAGCCCATCCAGCTGCCGCTTTGCCTGCAGAGCTGCGTCCTGCATCGGCTCAAGCGCACCTCTTGCATCCGCGGCAAGGCCTGTGATCTCCTTAAGTGCCGCCGTTGAGCCTGATTCAAGCTCAGTAACGAGGCTGCCGAGCCGCCGCATCAGGCGCGCTGCCTGCCACGATGTCCATGCTGCAGATGCGCTCAGCACAACAGCACAAACCGCAATCCACCATTCCATGCTTCTCACCTCCACGTCTTTTGCTGTTCTGGAACCGGGCGGGCGCCCACTTCATGGTGACAGTATAAGCAGCATGGGCTTGGCTTGACACAGATTACCCAACAATCGGCTAAAAACAAAAAAAAGGCCAACCAGAGCATTCTGGTTGACCTGCCATAACCAGCCGATCAATCCGGCTGATCTAATCATTCAATTCAAGGTAAAGCCGTTTCACGCGCACAACCAAGTGCATAACATTTGAACGGCTCTTCTACTGCTCTTTTTTCAAATACTGCTCCACTTGCAGCTTGAAGCTACTCAGCCATGTCGCAAGGTGGACAGTGTCAGGATGGAGCTGCTCGCGGGGCCAGCTGTAATATTCCTGCACGAGCGGTCGTCTAAGCTCCGCCAATCGGCACAGCTGACGAGTCAGCTCGCCGTCAATCACTTCTTCTCCGCCGATGATCTCAATGATATC
This window contains:
- a CDS encoding AraC-type DNA-binding protein, with the translated sequence MQWTISRFQGRHPVMHSVAVRPMLQNHPAMLLLMTYGGIQLKLTGKDEPISLRRGELAYLPPGSDPSVIQQEGKVYELYVLGFTVERDEIRQLELPASPQSFKTIRYDWMLERFRTLTEENKERLSNSTIRGWGIVLELLALWSRENSTGAAAPATARHLERMKEFIQDRYREKVTKEDLGRCIGRTPNYAATLFRQGTGQTISGYVHTQRMKTAVYMLTESLLTIEEIADYLGYGEVSYFQRIFRRSFGMPPSHYASRHE
- a CDS encoding pyruvate kinase produces the protein MTIRKTKIVCTLGPASESLPVLIQMIEAGMNVARINMAHGELEDHAGRIRIVREAAAAAGAVVPVLMDIKGPEVRIGKLREPYVTLVPGEELILTTEELEGDASRIGVNYPGLPEDVSEGSTILIDDGLIELQVLQSGGTEIRCRILSGGLLKPRKGVNLPGVRTRLPGVTERDVKHIHFGIKEQVDIIAASFVRKAEDIIEIRQILEENGAGHIQIISKIENDEGVENLDAIIEASDGIMVARGDLGVEIPVEDVPALQEQMIHKCNLAGKPVIVATHMLESMQVNPRPTRAEVSDVANAVIQGTDCIMLSGETAAGKYPVESVRRMATIAAKTESLADYRLQFRTRQVLHATTTTEVISQAAVGSSLDLDAKAILTPTESGFTARMVSKYRPKAPIIAITPEPKTIAKLCLLRGVIPVHGERASSTDELLQSAIVDAGKTGLLNEGDYVVISSGVPSGKSGATNLIKIQQV
- a CDS encoding YtxH-like protein (manually curated); this translates as MLGALAGGIIGSVTALLFAPKAGSELRADIGDRAARAADGASQLGEKIGSTATHAARQTVEGAAALKEKALNTADSLASGIKFWERKADAGLEVVVSSSVSATGEAVESFEELAGSLPDLDISNDEPELSISEDTREEKF
- a CDS encoding AraC-like ligand binding domain-containing protein — encoded protein: METSTLPDHYFFKVSDNREPAEASELTVLFSGVGSPVIGQRTGPGIHDYVLVHTIISGRGMFNCDGAQHALAAGDTFVIFPGQLFLYEADRIEPWTYKWVAFRGYAALQLMSEVGLTPEHPIITGVNGNSALIFYDRLQGALVGEGSAAVTDMEASGWLRLLLGEFARLQPHHTKPAPHSSAAAKRQVDQAARWLQTHIAEPVSIQELAHSLGYHRTHLSKLFRRFTGLSPMQYLQQLRMKRATDLLAATDLTIEQVASSCGYADPLYFSRHFRSNSGLSPTAYRQKIAAELGS